Proteins encoded together in one Sylvia atricapilla isolate bSylAtr1 chromosome 2, bSylAtr1.pri, whole genome shotgun sequence window:
- the OXGR1 gene encoding 2-oxoglutarate receptor 1: protein MASECSSNFTAQPSPANRLTSCKDEDFLQVKFYLSVLYSLIFLVCFPGNIVTIFVYCVKMRPWKSSTIIMLNLAITDLLYVVTLPFFIHYYANGNDWIFGDFMCKFIQFCFYFNMYSGIIFLSCFSIFRFLVVVHPMKCLFLRKRRWAVVTCTVVWMISLVALSPLAVLIAPSHRQNKTICPDLVAARNFDASRWYNWTLTVFAFFLPLLTVTLCYVLIICILATGLHTQATYKQKARRLTVLLLLVFYVCFLPFHIFQGIRLELQIQPVSCHLKKRILLMFIISKPLAALNTFGNLLLYVVSGDNFQQAILSLFKFWTNKSLK, encoded by the coding sequence ATGGCATCTGAATGCAGCAGCAATTTTactgctcagcccagccccgcAAACCGATTGACAAGCTGCAAGGACGAAGATTTCTTACAGGTGAAATTTTATCTCTCCGTCCTTTACAGCCTAATCTTCCTGGTGTGCTTCCCAGGGAACATTGTGACAATTTTTGTTTACTGTGTGAAGATGAGgccctggaaaagcagcaccatCATTATGTTAAACCTGGCTATCACTGACCTGTTGTATGTAGTCACACTTCCTTTCTTTATACACTACTATGCTAATGGAAATGACTGGATTTTTGGAGACTTCATGTGCAAgtttattcagttttgtttctacTTCAACATGTACAGTGGTATAATCTTCCTTAGCTGCTTCAGCATCTTCCGCTTTTTGGTAGTTGTGCACCCaatgaaatgcctttttcttcGGAAGAGGAGGTGGGCAGTGGTGACTTGCACAGTCGTTTGGATGATTTCCCTGGTGGCCCTCAGCCCCCTGGCTGTCCTGATTGCCCCAAGTCACAGGCAGAACAAGACCATTTGCCCAGACCTTGTTGCTGCTCGGAACTTTGACGCAAGTCGCTGGTACAACTGGACACTGACTGTGTTTGCCTTCTTCTTGCCCTTGCTGACGGTCACCCTGTGCTATGTGCTCATCATTTGCATCTTGGCCACTGGGCTCCACACACAGGCTACCTACAAACAAAAGGCTCGCAGACTCACTGTTCTCCTCTTGCTGGTCTTCTATGTGTGCTTCCTCCCCTTCCACATCTTTCAAGGGATTCGTCTGGAGCTCCAAATACAGCCAGTTAGCTGCCACTTGAAGAAAAGAATCCTTTTAATGTTTATTATAAGTAAACCTTTAGCAGCATTAAATACTTTTGGAAATTTGCTGCTCTATGTAGTGTCGGGAGATAACTTCCAGCAGGCAATACTCTCGCTCTTCAAGTTTTGGACAAACAAGAGTTTGAAGTAG